A genomic segment from Leptolyngbya boryana PCC 6306 encodes:
- the hypE gene encoding hydrogenase expression/formation protein HypE gives MSSPNSRSCPMPMQKFSQILLAHGGGGQLTHQLIEQLFIPTFENTALSCRHDGAVLDVHHAQIAFTTDSYVVQPLCFPGGNIGTLAVNGTVNDVAMCGARPLYLSAGFILEEGFSMPLLQDIVDSMQQAAQTAKVQIVTGDTKVVDRGRGDGLFINTAGIGIIEHACKIAPQQIQVGDVVIINGDIGRHGIAIMAMREGLRFESAIESDCAALIDPVFALLDAEISVHCLRDLTRGGLASALIELSEGAAMQIQLDEAAIPIRDEVQGACEILGLDPLYVANEGRFVAFVAPQDAERAIALLEQHSPHNPRIVGHVIQSNSSAVILKNKLGVERMITRLSGEQLPRIC, from the coding sequence GTGAGTAGTCCTAATTCTCGATCGTGTCCTATGCCGATGCAAAAGTTTTCTCAAATTCTGCTCGCGCATGGCGGAGGAGGACAACTTACGCATCAATTAATTGAGCAATTGTTTATTCCGACCTTTGAAAATACTGCACTGTCTTGTCGCCATGATGGTGCAGTCTTAGATGTCCATCATGCTCAAATCGCATTTACAACAGATTCTTATGTCGTTCAGCCGCTCTGTTTTCCGGGTGGCAATATCGGGACATTAGCAGTCAATGGAACCGTCAATGACGTAGCAATGTGTGGCGCACGTCCGCTTTATCTGAGTGCTGGATTTATCTTAGAAGAAGGCTTCTCCATGCCTCTATTGCAAGACATCGTAGACTCAATGCAGCAAGCTGCTCAGACTGCCAAGGTTCAAATCGTGACCGGAGACACAAAAGTTGTCGATCGAGGTCGCGGGGATGGATTATTCATCAATACAGCCGGAATTGGAATCATTGAACATGCTTGCAAGATTGCGCCACAACAAATTCAAGTAGGGGATGTGGTCATCATCAATGGCGATATCGGTCGGCATGGCATAGCGATTATGGCAATGCGAGAAGGATTGAGATTCGAGAGTGCGATCGAGAGTGACTGTGCCGCTTTAATCGATCCAGTGTTCGCTTTACTTGATGCAGAAATTTCTGTGCATTGTTTGCGAGATTTAACCCGAGGAGGATTAGCTAGTGCCTTAATTGAGCTTTCTGAAGGAGCAGCCATGCAGATTCAACTCGATGAAGCTGCAATTCCTATCCGCGACGAAGTGCAAGGCGCATGTGAAATTTTAGGCTTAGATCCGCTATATGTGGCAAACGAAGGACGCTTTGTCGCTTTTGTTGCGCCCCAAGATGCTGAGCGCGCGATCGCGCTGCTAGAACAACATTCTCCTCATAATCCTCGGATTGTGGGGCATGTTATTCAATCAAATTCTTCCGCTGTGATTTTGAAAAACAAACTCGGAGTAGAACGCATGATCACACGACTGAGTGGAGAGCAGTTACCTAGAATTTGCTAA
- the hypD gene encoding hydrogenase formation protein HypD, whose product MKYIDEYRTAELAQRYTQAIDRITTRPWTIMEICGGQTHTIVKFGIDQLLPRSITLIHGPGCPVCVTSAELIDQACAIAALSDVIFCSFGDMLRVPGSQYDLLTVKALGGDVRMVYSPLDALNLAQANPDRQVVFFAVGFETTAPATAIAVHQAKQQNIQNFSLLVAHVLVPPALELLLSSPEHNIDGLLAAGHVCTVMGYKDYEPIAQKYHIPIVVTGFEPADILQGVYLCVQQLEAGQTRVENQYARAVQRSGNQIAQQLMRDVFTVVPRDWRGIGTIAQSGLGLRNQYAEFDASLRFQVSAQTSQSEQSDCISGLILQGIRKPQECAAFGTRCTPEHPLGAPMVSSEGACAAYYYARRML is encoded by the coding sequence ATGAAATATATTGACGAATATCGAACCGCTGAGCTTGCTCAACGCTACACTCAAGCTATAGATCGCATCACGACGCGACCGTGGACAATCATGGAAATCTGCGGCGGACAAACTCACACCATTGTTAAATTTGGCATTGATCAACTGCTACCTCGATCGATCACGCTGATTCATGGTCCAGGATGTCCCGTTTGTGTCACATCTGCTGAATTAATTGATCAAGCTTGTGCGATCGCGGCACTTTCTGATGTCATTTTCTGCTCGTTTGGTGACATGCTCCGAGTTCCAGGGAGTCAATACGATTTACTCACGGTGAAAGCTTTGGGAGGAGATGTGCGAATGGTTTATTCGCCGCTGGATGCACTCAACCTTGCTCAAGCGAATCCCGATCGACAAGTTGTATTTTTTGCGGTTGGCTTTGAAACGACGGCTCCAGCAACCGCGATCGCAGTTCATCAAGCTAAGCAACAAAACATTCAGAATTTTTCACTGCTAGTCGCTCATGTCTTAGTTCCTCCCGCGCTCGAATTACTGCTCTCCTCGCCAGAACACAATATTGATGGACTGTTAGCCGCAGGGCATGTTTGTACAGTGATGGGGTACAAAGACTATGAGCCGATCGCTCAAAAGTATCATATTCCGATTGTCGTGACTGGATTCGAGCCTGCTGACATTTTGCAGGGTGTTTATCTCTGTGTTCAGCAATTAGAGGCAGGACAAACAAGGGTCGAAAATCAGTATGCTCGTGCAGTTCAGCGATCAGGTAATCAAATTGCACAACAACTGATGCGAGACGTGTTTACTGTCGTTCCTCGTGACTGGAGAGGAATTGGTACGATCGCTCAAAGCGGCTTAGGACTCCGAAATCAATATGCCGAATTTGATGCAAGTCTTCGATTTCAAGTCTCAGCACAGACATCTCAGTCAGAACAATCTGACTGTATCAGTGGTCTGATTTTGCAAGGAATTCGGAAACCGCAGGAATGTGCTGCCTTTGGAACACGCTGTACACCTGAACATCCTTTGGGCGCACCTATGGTTTCTTCCGAAGGAGCGTGTGCAGCTTACTATTACGCAAGGAGAATGCTATGA
- a CDS encoding carboxymuconolactone decarboxylase family protein — translation MNTNNPNAKHSCTDQMKHIRSYTGKLSTAIPDVMKNFYALSKASSTAGALDSKTKELIALAISVAIHCDDCIAFHTHSTLQAGATKEEILEMLGVAVFMGGGPSLMYATHVMEAVEELQKEPSSQTH, via the coding sequence ATGAACACAAACAACCCGAACGCCAAGCATTCTTGCACCGACCAGATGAAACACATCCGGAGCTATACAGGCAAACTATCCACAGCTATCCCGGATGTGATGAAGAATTTCTATGCGCTCAGTAAAGCTTCCTCCACTGCTGGTGCTCTGGATTCTAAAACCAAAGAATTGATTGCCTTAGCCATTTCCGTAGCAATTCACTGCGATGACTGTATTGCTTTTCATACTCATTCGACGCTTCAAGCAGGAGCGACAAAAGAAGAAATTCTGGAAATGTTAGGAGTTGCAGTCTTTATGGGTGGAGGTCCCTCATTGATGTATGCAACTCATGTGATGGAAGCTGTTGAAGAATTACAAAAAGAGCCTAGTAGTCAAACCCATTAA
- a CDS encoding pentapeptide repeat-containing protein, translated as MTLGESSYMISRSITVQELLDRYAAGERNFSDVVLEQADLSGLSLGGINLGRSHLKGAKLTDTSLSGANLNEVDLSGANLDRANLFGAFLSGANLNNATLKATNLTDADLSGASLVEADLSDALLHGICLAEANLQSAKLTGSKMCGARLWKADLRGANLYGADLCDANLCEANLQDANLNATDTSEASLTRTVMPQGEIHE; from the coding sequence ATGACCCTTGGTGAATCTTCTTACATGATTTCACGCTCGATCACAGTTCAGGAACTCCTCGATCGCTATGCGGCAGGAGAACGTAATTTCAGTGATGTTGTTCTAGAACAGGCTGATCTCAGTGGTTTGTCTTTGGGTGGCATCAATTTGGGACGATCGCACCTGAAAGGCGCAAAATTAACTGATACCTCTTTGAGTGGAGCTAATTTGAATGAAGTCGATTTGAGTGGAGCCAATCTCGATCGTGCTAATTTATTTGGCGCATTTCTGAGTGGTGCTAATTTGAATAACGCAACGCTCAAAGCGACCAACTTGACCGATGCGGATTTAAGTGGAGCATCCTTAGTGGAAGCTGATTTGAGTGATGCGCTGTTACATGGAATTTGCCTTGCTGAGGCAAATTTACAGAGTGCCAAATTGACGGGAAGTAAAATGTGTGGGGCAAGGCTCTGGAAAGCAGATTTGCGAGGTGCAAATTTGTATGGTGCAGATTTGTGTGATGCGAATTTGTGTGAAGCAAATCTACAGGACGCAAACTTGAATGCAACTGATACGAGTGAAGCTTCACTGACCAGAACAGTCATGCCCCAGGGCGAAATTCATGAATAG
- a CDS encoding HypC/HybG/HupF family hydrogenase formation chaperone, giving the protein MCLAIPGKILSIEGDDPLLRTGRVSFGGIVKEVNLAFVPDVQIGDYVIVHAGIAINQLDTAVATQFFEHLNQLRDTPAELP; this is encoded by the coding sequence ATGTGTTTAGCGATTCCAGGAAAAATTCTCAGCATTGAGGGTGATGATCCATTGTTGCGAACGGGTCGAGTTAGCTTTGGTGGAATTGTGAAAGAAGTAAACTTAGCCTTTGTGCCAGATGTCCAGATTGGAGACTATGTGATTGTTCATGCGGGTATTGCGATTAATCAACTCGATACTGCGGTTGCAACCCAATTTTTTGAACACTTAAATCAACTGCGTGACACTCCAGCAGAATTGCCATGA